In the genome of Brienomyrus brachyistius isolate T26 chromosome 17, BBRACH_0.4, whole genome shotgun sequence, one region contains:
- the thyn1 gene encoding thymocyte nuclear protein 1, whose translation MPPKKRARGRPAKSAETTPDQETEIRRKKTQKSKCAGKEEGANRDAAVGKAAYCHWLMKSEPESRFENGVDVKFGIEDLKALPSQTGCWDGVRNYQARNFMRDMKVEQVAFFYHSNCKEPGIAGLMKIVKEAYVDHTQFDRSDAHYDASSKLENPKWFMVDVRFERMTKRFLPLAELKKYHLQHKAEGGALRKLALCTRARLSVQPLTAEEFDFVLSLEDRDPI comes from the exons ATGCCGCCTAAGAAGCGTGCTCGAGGAAGACCAG CTAAATCTGCAGAGACCACCCCAGACCAGGAAACAGAGATTAGGAGGAAAAAGACTCAAAAATCCAAGTGTGCTGGGAAGGAGGAAGGGGCAAACAGAGATGCAGCAGTTGGTAAAGCGGCCTACTGCCACTGGCTGATGAAGTCAGAACCGGAGAGCCGCTTTGAAAATGGCGTAGATGTTAAG TTTGGAATCGAGGACCTCAAAGCTCTTCCCAGTCAGACAGGATGCTGGGATGGAGTTAGAAACTACCAG GCTCGAAACTTCATGAGGGACATGAAGGTAGAGCAGGTGGCCTTCTTCTACCACAGCAACTGTAAGGAGCCTGGAATCGCCGGGCTCATGAAG ATTGTCAAGGAGGCATATGTGGATCACACGCAGTTTGACAGGAGCGACGCCCACTACGATGCTTCCAGCAAGCTGGAAAACCCCAAGTGGTTTATG GTGGACGTGCGGTTTGAGAGGATGACCAAGCGCTTCCTCCCATTGGCTGAGCTGAAGAAGTACCACCTGCAGCATAAGGCGGAGGGCGGGGCCCTCAGGAAGCTGGCTCTCTGCACTAGAGCACGGCTGTCAGTGCAGCCGCTCACTGCAG AAGAGTTTGACTTTGTGCTGAGTCTGGAGGACAGAGATCCCATTTAG
- the acad8 gene encoding isobutyryl-CoA dehydrogenase, mitochondrial, translating to MRQRSLGVMALAGRLLNGFRLRHCTSRSIGLVFSSVQRRGIASCIDPSIGLSDEQKEFQKVAFDFAAKEMAPHMAEWDEKEVFPVETMRKAAQLGFGGIYVQPDVGGSGLSRLDTSIIFEALSTGCTSTTAYMSIHNMCAWMIDTFGSPEQRKTYCPDLCSMQKFASYCLTEPGSGSDAASLLTSAQRKADHYVLNGSKAFISGAGESDVYVVMCRTGGKGPKGISCLVVEKSTPGLSFGKKEKKVGWNSQPTRAVIFEDCTVPAANRLGQEGEGFNIAMKGLNGGRINIASCSLGAAHASVQLAREHLTVRKQFGETLSKSQFLQFRLAEMATRLVASRLMVRQAAASLQEGRDDAVALCSMAKLFATDECFTICNQALQMFGGYGYLKDFPVQQYVRDLRVHQILEGTNEVMRMIISRSLLTDS from the exons ATGCGCCAAAGATCCTTGGGAGTCATGGCGTTAGCTGGAAGGCTGTTAAATGGGTTTAGGTTGAGGCACTGTACTAGTAGAAGTATCGGTTTAGTATTTAGTAGCGTACAAAGGCGAGGAATTGCATCGTGCATAGACC CTTCAATAGGACTCTCAGATGAACAGAAGGAGTTCCAGAAAGTGGCCTTTGACTTTGCTGCCAAAGAAATGGCACCACACATGGCTGAATGGGATGAGAAA GAAGTGTTCCCAGTAGAGACCATGCGGAAAGCAGCACAGCTTGGGTTTGGGGGGATCTACGTGCAGCCGGACGTGGGAGGGTCGGGCCTTTCCCGCCTTGATACGTCCATCATCTTCGAGGCGCTATCCACGGGCTGCACCAGTACCACGGCCTACATGAGCATCCACAA CATGTGTGCCTGGATGATAGACACGTTCGGCAGCCCTGAGCAGAGGAAGACGTACTGTCCTGATCTCTGTTCCATGCAGAAATTTGCCTCCTACTGCCTTACTGAGCCTG GAAGTGGCAGCGATGCGGCCTCCTTGCTGACCAGCGCTCAGCGCAAAGCCGACCACTATGTCCTCAATGGTTCCAAG GCCTTCATCAGCGGTGCGGGCGAGTCAGACGTGTATGTGGTCATGTGCCGCACTGGGGGAAAGGGACCCAAGGGCATTTCCTGTCTGGTGGTGGAGAAGTCTACACCTGGATTGAGCTTTGGAAAGAAGGAGAAGAAG GTAGGCTGGAACTCCCAGCCAACACGTGCCGTCATATTCGAGGACTGCACTGTGCCAGCAGCCAATCGACTTGGTCAGGAGGGCGAGGGATTCAACATTGCCATGAAGGGCCTCAACGGAGGCAGGATTAACATCG CCtcctgctccctgggtgccgcccATGCCTCCGTCCAGCTGGCCAGGGAACACCTGACTGTGCGGAAGCAGTTTGGGGAGACGCTGTCTAAGAGCCAG TTCCTGCAGTTCCGCCTGGCTGAGATGGCGACCCGGCTGGTGGCGTCGCGACTGATGGTGAGACAGGCGGCTGCCTCACTGCAGGAGGGCCGGGATGATGCTGTGGCCCTCTGCTCCATGGCTAAGCTCTTTGCTACGGATGAGTGCTTCACG ATCTGCAACCAAGCTCTCCAGATGTTTGGGGGCTATGGTTACCTCAAAGACTTCCCTGTCCAGCAGTACGTGCGAGACCTCAGGGTGCACCAGATTCTGGAAG GTACAAATGAAGTGATGCGTATGATCATCTCCAGGAGCCTGCTGACGGACTCGTAA
- the LOC125711497 gene encoding V-set and immunoglobulin domain-containing protein 2-like isoform X1 encodes MNALPALCSSWILWAVLSCFGSVSGGQPVTVEKQVFARTGEPAELTCDYRTQPGLGFTVEWRHAPTGTPAIEAHRVFYYNGKVYWVESWENRGVLVQNPPVQGSASIRILSVQPSDAGLYVCDVTNPNDWAGSGQGLVNFTVLMPPSTPTCSVNGDAYPGNDITLMCVSSHAVPAPTYTWSREKNAIQLPLQNLVEDQQTGSLILRNLSAPFSGTYTCRASNELGGAVCTVVLSVSYTSSAMVAGIAVIVTIILLLLLGAVMGYFLWYKKRNRKSTEEGHNPRCVLCLYNQTHQHAPSPSPKSAGGRAHVLPQIYSRRVHSRLRLTVLCCMIHRDPRETASAAPLTRSPGDRPVHLSGDGEDHLIPTKPSILV; translated from the exons ATGAATGCTCTGCCAGCTCTGTGCAGTTCATGGATCCTGTGGGCCGTCCTCTCCTGCTTCG GTTCCGTCTCCGGAGGACAACCAGTCACAGTGGAAAAGCAAGTGTTTGCCCGCACCGGGGAGCCAGCTGAGCTCACCTGTGATTACCGCACTCAGCCTGGCCTGGGATTCACCGTGGAGTGGCGCCATGCCCCGACGGGAACGCCTGCCATCGAGGCCCACAGG GTGTTCTACTACAATGGGAAGGTGTACTGGGTTGAATCCTGGGAGAACCGGGGAGTGCTGGTCCAGAACCCACCCGTTCAAGGCTCCGCCTCCATCCGCATCCTCAGCGTGCAGCCATCTGATGCAGGGCTGTACGTCTGCGACGTCACCAACCCCAACGACTGGGCGGGAAGCGGCCAGGGACTGGTGAACTTCACAGTGCTCA TGCCTCCATCCACACCGACGTGCTCCGTGAATGGAGACGCCTACccaggaaatgacatcacgcTCATGTGCGTCAGTTCCCATGCTGTTCCTGCCCCTACGTACACCTGGAGCCGCGAGAAGAACGCCATCCAGTTACCACTGCAAAACCTGGTAGAAG ACCAGCAGACAGGCTCCCTGATCTTGCGCAATCTCTCAGCACCCTTCTCAGGCACCTACACCTGCAGGGCCTCCAACGAGCTAGGGGGTGCCGTCTGCACTGTAGTGCTCAGCGTCAGCT ACACCAGCAGTGCAATGGTTGCTGGTATTGCTGTGATTGTTAccatcatcctcctcctcctcctcggggCAGTGATGGGCTACTTCCTGTGGTATAAGAAGAGAAATCGCAAAAGCACCGAGGAGGGCCACAACCCGAGGTGTGTTCTGTGTCTTTACAATCAGACTCACCAGCATGCTCCCTCGCCTAGCCCTAAGTCTGCTGGGGGCCGGGCCCACGTCCTGCCCCAGATATACTCCCGGAGGGTCCACAGCCGCCTCCGTCTGACTGTCTTGTGCTGCATGATCCACAGAGATCCACGGGAGACTGCTTCAGCCGCTCCATTAACACGGAGCCCTGGGGACCGGCCGGTCCACCTTTCGGGGGACGGGGAGGATCACCTCATCCCTACAAAGCCCAGCATCCTAGTATAG
- the LOC125711497 gene encoding V-set and immunoglobulin domain-containing protein 2-like isoform X2 translates to MNALPALCSSWILWAVLSCFGSVSGGQPVTVEKQVFARTGEPAELTCDYRTQPGLGFTVEWRHAPTGTPAIEAHRVFYYNGKVYWVESWENRGVLVQNPPVQGSASIRILSVQPSDAGLYVCDVTNPNDWAGSGQGLVNFTVLMPPSTPTCSVNGDAYPGNDITLMCVSSHAVPAPTYTWSREKNAIQLPLQNLVEDQQTGSLILRNLSAPFSGTYTCRASNELGGAVCTVVLSVSYTSSAMVAGIAVIVTIILLLLLGAVMGYFLWYKKRNRKSTEEGHNPRDPRETASAAPLTRSPGDRPVHLSGDGEDHLIPTKPSILV, encoded by the exons ATGAATGCTCTGCCAGCTCTGTGCAGTTCATGGATCCTGTGGGCCGTCCTCTCCTGCTTCG GTTCCGTCTCCGGAGGACAACCAGTCACAGTGGAAAAGCAAGTGTTTGCCCGCACCGGGGAGCCAGCTGAGCTCACCTGTGATTACCGCACTCAGCCTGGCCTGGGATTCACCGTGGAGTGGCGCCATGCCCCGACGGGAACGCCTGCCATCGAGGCCCACAGG GTGTTCTACTACAATGGGAAGGTGTACTGGGTTGAATCCTGGGAGAACCGGGGAGTGCTGGTCCAGAACCCACCCGTTCAAGGCTCCGCCTCCATCCGCATCCTCAGCGTGCAGCCATCTGATGCAGGGCTGTACGTCTGCGACGTCACCAACCCCAACGACTGGGCGGGAAGCGGCCAGGGACTGGTGAACTTCACAGTGCTCA TGCCTCCATCCACACCGACGTGCTCCGTGAATGGAGACGCCTACccaggaaatgacatcacgcTCATGTGCGTCAGTTCCCATGCTGTTCCTGCCCCTACGTACACCTGGAGCCGCGAGAAGAACGCCATCCAGTTACCACTGCAAAACCTGGTAGAAG ACCAGCAGACAGGCTCCCTGATCTTGCGCAATCTCTCAGCACCCTTCTCAGGCACCTACACCTGCAGGGCCTCCAACGAGCTAGGGGGTGCCGTCTGCACTGTAGTGCTCAGCGTCAGCT ACACCAGCAGTGCAATGGTTGCTGGTATTGCTGTGATTGTTAccatcatcctcctcctcctcctcggggCAGTGATGGGCTACTTCCTGTGGTATAAGAAGAGAAATCGCAAAAGCACCGAGGAGGGCCACAACCCGAG AGATCCACGGGAGACTGCTTCAGCCGCTCCATTAACACGGAGCCCTGGGGACCGGCCGGTCCACCTTTCGGGGGACGGGGAGGATCACCTCATCCCTACAAAGCCCAGCATCCTAGTATAG